One window from the genome of Lutra lutra chromosome X, mLutLut1.2, whole genome shotgun sequence encodes:
- the LOC125092450 gene encoding 60S ribosomal protein L37a-like, with protein MAKRTKKVGTAGKCGTCYGASLGKMLKIEIKQHAKYTCPFCGKTKMRRRAVGIWRCGSCMKTVAGVAWTYNATSAVTLKLAIIRLKELKEQ; from the coding sequence ATGGCTAAACGCACCAAGAAGGTTGGAACTGCGGGTAAATGTGGAACCTGTTACGGTGCCTCCCTCGGGAAAATGCTGAAGATTGAAATAAAGCAGCATGCTAAGTACACTTGCCCCTTTTGTGGCAAAACCAAGATGAGAAGACGAGCTGTGGGGATCTGGCGCTGCGGCTCCTGCATGAAAACCGTTGCTGGTGTTGCCTGGACGTACAATGCCACTTCTGCAGTCACACTAAAGTTGGCCATCATAAGGCTGAAGGAGTTGAAAGAGCAGTAG